In Cyclobacteriaceae bacterium, the DNA window GATCCTTGCCGGTTTCTCTTCTGTAATTCTCGTGATGTTAATGGGTCAATCCAGGGTATTCTATTCAATGTCTAAGGATGGATTGGTGCCAAAAGTATTCTCTGAGCTACATCCAAAGTTCCGCACTCCATTTAAATCAAACATGATACTCTTTGTATTCGTGGCGCTCTTTGCCGCTTTTGTTCCAGGAGATATTGCAGGAGATTTAACAAGCTTTGGAACATTGTTCGCGTTCGTCCTCGTATGTGCAGGAATCTGGGTAATGCGTGTTAAAAATCCCGAAGCGGTGAGACCATTCAAAACACCTTTGGTTCCTTTGATTCCTATCCTTGGAATTCTGGTTTGCTCAGCCCTTATCTTTTCATTGGATTATGTCACGCAGCTCTCAGCGCTTGCATGGCTGATTGTTGGCTTATTCGTCTACTTCTTATATAGTAAGAAAAACAGTGTCTTAAGAAAAGGACAGCAGTAGATCTGAAAAGTATCAAATAAAAAGACCAGCTCACACTGGTCTTTTTTTATGCCTCCTGATTGGGTTCAATTTGCGATCTCGTTTATGATCGTAAGGTTTGGACTATTAAACTCCGTTCGGTATTTTCTTAAGGGTCGCCAGGCAATTCCTCCCGTTGGCATCCCGTCTGTAAACCCAAAAGTAGATCCACAGCCACCGCATTGCATGTATAAATTCGAAGGATGAATTGTAATGTTAGACCCTGCCTCATTGGGATGATAGGAGCAATTCACTTCATACGCAGAATAATTCGATGCGCTGTTTCTATAAACGATCACACCACGTACGCCAAGATTTCCAAATTGCTTAAAGCCGCCATCATTATTCAATACCTGATACTCAGGAAAATATATATTGATAGTGAAGTCAGCAAAAGGAACAATCGGAATAGGATCATCTGAAAGGTCACGGTCACACGCCACGATTAATAACAAAGCCAGAATGAAAACACGGGAAAACATTGATTCAATAATTATAAAAGCCCTTACCTGTCTTTCTTCCAAAATGACCTTCCTTTACCAACTGCTGCTGAATTGGACTAGGTTTAAATTTAGCAGCCTGATGAAATCCGTTGTACACTGATGTTGTAACAGCAAGATTGGTGTCAACCCCTATCAAATCCATTAGCTCAAAAGGTCCCATTTTAAATCCTGCAGATCGTAAAAGCTCATCGATACCATTCACTGAGCAAACATTTTCCTCCAGTAATTTCAGTGATTCAACATAAAAATGCCGCGCTACACGATTAACGATAAATCCTGGAGAATCTTTCGCCAATACCGCTATTTTTTGAATGAGGAGGGAAAATTCTTTCAAAACCTGGACTAATGCAGGGTCCGTTTCTTTTCCTGAAATAATCTCTACTAATTTCATCCTGTCGGCAGGATTAAAAAAATGATAGCCAATACAACGAGAAGGATTGCTCAGTTTCTGAGCAATTTCCGTGACGGAGATCGAAGAAGTATTCGTAGCGAGGATTGCCTCTCCTCTGTTTATCTTTTCAAGATCTAAAAATAGTTGCTGTTTAATGTCAAGCCTTTCAACAGCCGCTTCAATGATCATATCAGCTTTCAAATCTGATAAAGATGGTGCAGCAACTACCCTTGAAAGAATGTCAGTCTTTCGATTTTCATTCAACTTTCCTTTCTCAACTAAATAGGAAATGTTTTTTTCAATGACTCTAAAGGCATTCTTAACTTGGTCCTGCTGTACATCAAACAGGATCGTATTGAAACCTGCCATGGCACATACTTGTGCTATGCCAAGCCCCATTGTGCCCGCACCCACTATTCCCACGGTGCGAATCGTATTCATCAGAATACTGGCTTAAATTGTTTTAAGAAGCGAATATCGTTCTCAGAAAAGAGACGAAGATCGTCGATGGCATAACGAAGCATCGTGATTCTCTCAATTCCCATTCCGAAAGCAAAGCCTG includes these proteins:
- a CDS encoding 3-hydroxybutyryl-CoA dehydrogenase, which encodes MNTIRTVGIVGAGTMGLGIAQVCAMAGFNTILFDVQQDQVKNAFRVIEKNISYLVEKGKLNENRKTDILSRVVAAPSLSDLKADMIIEAAVERLDIKQQLFLDLEKINRGEAILATNTSSISVTEIAQKLSNPSRCIGYHFFNPADRMKLVEIISGKETDPALVQVLKEFSLLIQKIAVLAKDSPGFIVNRVARHFYVESLKLLEENVCSVNGIDELLRSAGFKMGPFELMDLIGVDTNLAVTTSVYNGFHQAAKFKPSPIQQQLVKEGHFGRKTGKGFYNY